A genomic region of Gallus gallus isolate bGalGal1 chromosome 19, bGalGal1.mat.broiler.GRCg7b, whole genome shotgun sequence contains the following coding sequences:
- the LOC121107225 gene encoding outer dense fiber protein 3-like isoform X1: MPASMDGAWVGTWRPHRPRGLISAQFPSPGPQYSIPGTTGYVGHSPTKARAPAYTFRGTKPPAAGSCGPGPCYFVEPAITRNGKYVAPGAQLRGRPATKTTVTPGPSDYRTEAANRHVFKCPPVQSMAFRREPLRTDHPPGPGTYTLPRLMGPNTVYTSASPCYSVRGRSQRGRFDEDLAKTPGPAALPKVPVDAYKTRAPAYTMAARPKAGEGKAAKPGPADYSVGRVTLIKPQAPASTFGIRHSLYTTPLIVE, from the exons ATGCCTGCCAGCATGGACGGAGCCTGGGTGGGGACCTGGAGACCTCATCGCCCACGCGGCCTCATCTCGGCCCAGTTCCCCAGCCCCGGGCCCCAGTACTCCATCCCGGGGACAACAG gTTATGTGGGCCACAGCCCCACCAAAGCCCGTGCCCCCGCCTACACGTTTAGAGGGACCAAACCGCCTGCGGCAGGGAGCTGCGGGCCAGGTCCCTGCTACTTTGTGGAGCCCGCCATCACCAGGAACGGGAAGTACGTGGCTCCGGGCGCCCAGCTCCGGGGACGACCCGCGACGAAGACCACCGTCACTCCCGGACCAA GTGACTACCGCACCGAGGCAGCCAACAGGCACGTCTTCAAGTGCCCACCGGTGCAGTCCATGGCCTTCCGGCGGGAGCCCCTCCGGACAGACCACCCTCCAG gtcctggcaCCTACACGCTGCCCAGGCTGATGGGGCCCAACACAGTCTACACATCGGCCAGCCCCTGCTACTCTGTGAGGGGAAGGAGCCAGCGAGGTCGGTTTGACGAAGACCTTGCCAAG ACTCCGGGTCCTGCGGCGCTCCCCAAAGTGCCTGTGGATGCCTACAAGACCAGGGCGCCCGCGTACACGATGGCAGCCCGACCAAAAGCTGGAGAGGGCAAAGCAGCGAAGCCCGGGCCGGCAGACTACAGCGTAGGCCGG GTGACGCTGATCAAGCCCCAGGCGCCTGCATCCACGTTTGGAATCCGGCATTCCCTCTACACAACCCCTCTCATCGTGGAGTGA